gaatcCAGTGAActgtctttcccttctccagcatttagcacagtgcttggcacatagtaagctcttaaatAAAcacttttaattcattcatttattcaaagatgacaaaaaagtaGGAATACTCAGTATTGGAGGGATTGTCAGAATATAAAGACACTAAATGCACTTTTAAAACATTTGCTATTGGTTTATTAATGCCAGTTACATCACTTTATATGAAGAACTTACACTGAGCAATAGCTATTctattttgcttttggttttatcttttaaaaaggaattccattttattttcagttctaaattctctctctcccacctgccCCTCCTTGACTGTCAACATATACTCTCCACCCTCTGGTATAACATGAGGGACAAGTCTCCTCTTCCGTGGACTGTACTGTGTAATGACTGGGAGAAGAAATGCTCCAGTCTTCCTTCCTTAAAGCATACAActttgtaatataataataatataatatgagGAAAATGCAtgatttgattttgttgttgCCAGCTCATTTACAAGTTGAATTCAGCTAACACTGAACAACCAATTTCTTAGCACAATCAATGACACCACATTCTATACAAGGATCCAGGTATCCATACAACTCCTGCTCTCACCCAGAAACATTTTTGTTGtggttattcagttgtttcagtcatgtctgtctttttgtgaccccatttagggttttcttggcagagatactggagtggtttgccatttccttcttcagctcgtttTACATATAAGTAAACTGAAGCGAACAGGGTGaggagacttgctcaaggtcacatagctagtaaatgtccagggtcacatttgaacttaggaagatgagtcttcctgattctaagtgcagtgctctatccactgtagcgccacctagctgctcaataCACAAGCTTATAACTCATAAGATAACTTTTCTGAGGACAGTTTCCTGAACTTGTCCAATTACATTGGCAACTGCATAGGTCAGAGGGTGGGGACAAGACAGGAATTAACTTTATCACTgattaaaaagaataacaaagtaTTTCCATGCagatacacaaatataaacatatttcaCCCTATACTTCCCCACACCCACAAGCCTCTCTTGTGCCCTGGGGTAGTTAGCTAACCTTCCCCCTAGTCACGTGGCTGTGAGTGATGCCAGGGCCTAAAATGGATCTCCCAGGCCTTGGTGGCCCTTACCTGGGCTGCTCAAGGACTACATGAAGTGGCTGATGGTGAGGGATGTGTAAGAGACTGATTCCTAAACTGTCGTGCAATTtgcttttaaataaaactttctttaaaaaaaaacatgaaaataatgtgtacactcactcattccccccaaaAATCCCTGGTTCCTTTGGACATATGAGTGGTTAGTCCCCTTTTTTATTGTCCCTGGGCTTTTCTgaggtgaatttaaaaaaaattaagggttgaTTTCCCATACTTGAAATCAAGAAACTCAACAAACCCCCATGCccaacaaatatgtatagacacacagacacacacatatgtacatatgtgtgtgtgtatatacatatacatatatatgtatatatgtatatgtatttatattatatatatatatatatatacacatatatatgagggCTCAAGGAAGCCATGGGGcaaagaaaatatattctaaTAAAAACGAATGCATTCTTACTTGTGCCCCAAATAGTCTCTGTTTAGCCCAGAGCAGAAAAGGCTATCTAAGAGGGACATGGCCCAGTGGAGCAACCTAAGCCATTGTGCATTGAGTTCAAAAGCTCAGGAGTTTAGAAAGCCCCCTGCTTGTTGCCAAAactcatgttttttcccttcaGGTCTAGTTCCTGTTTTCTAGCTGACTGATCTAGGCCCTGAGGTACACATGCTAACTCATGTCCATACTGCCCAACCTTTCCTTAAGGACTCCTCCCCTTAGGTAGTCTTGGTCTATTCAGACTGATCTCTTCCCTCAGGGCTCCTACGCTCCATCCACATGGTGGGGTGGAGTCTACTGACTGCCAGCAGCAgctaagggagggaaatcaagaagggaaggagggccAGGGATGGAGGCCAAATGCACAGCAGGACTGAGGGGAAGCCCAGCCTTAGGAGGCCAGGGCTGCTGGGAACAGAAGCTCTGGTCCCTTTCTCTAAGTGACATGGAGCCTACCCCAAGAGTCCATCCCCAAGGCTCCCTACACCGTGCTTTTTAAACCATTTGTCCAgtacaaacaaaaggaaaaaaggttttgctctgaaaaaaaatgctttttctacAAGGCTTAACATAGGAAAGAGCTTCCAGGGCAGCGCATCTAAATGGAGGAGCCTGGGCTGCCCTGAGTCTACAGGCACATGTAGCCTGCAaacctctctcccccaccttcccatTTCCCCAAACATTTCTCCCCAGAAGCTTGTTTTTCTCTTCCcagaagaagcagaaaagaaaactgtGCTTAAGTTTTACTGGTTCTAACCACAGCATTCTTGACCAGAGTGTGAATGGAGATCCATCCAGTTTGGTTCTCCTCTGTCCTTTCTGAAGGACAGGCTCATAAATTCTGAGTGGTTCCTTTCAACCTTGTGCCCTCCCTAGATACTATTCAATGATGTCTAGAATCTGCTAATTAGCAATAATCTTGAAGGTTTCTCCAGTTCCACCTGCCCATCccaccccttttctcttcccGCTGATCACTGGGGTTCTATGCAGACTGATGAGACAATGATTTTTCCTTGAGTGGATGTAGTATGGTCCTGGTGTGTGGGGTTGAGAAGTTACCGGATTCTAGTGAAAAGACTGAGAACAGATCCAGATTCCTTTTGTGAACGGGCTTTACGAAAAACATTCCAAAACCTCAGGCTCTTATCTCCAGCCCCTGTAACTATGGCCTGGCCATCAGGAGACACTGCCAGATACAGAACTCTGTATAAATGGCCTGTGAGTTTGGCTATTTGTGTCAAGGAGGGGTATTTCCAGATGGCGATCTGGTTTTCTGCATATCCATGGGTGCTGACCAGCTCGTTGTCGTGTCTGGACCAGGCTAAGTTGCACACTTGGGAACCAGTATCGATGCGCTGCAGGGGCTGCCCCGTCAGTGTATTCCAGAATCGGATGCAGCGGTCAGCTGAACCACCACCTGAGGCTAACAGGCCGTGCTGATGGGGAGACCATGCGATGGCTTTCACAGCTGCCTTATGATAGGTGTACTGCTGGACAGGCCTGAAACTGGAATGGTTCCAGACCAGAAGCTTATTGTCATTTCCACCAGAGGCCAACAGCTGGTGATCTGTGGACCACCTCAGCCCGCACACCTCCTGCTTGTGACCTTGCAGCCAGCGCTGAGACTGCAGGGGGCATGCCCGGATATCTCTCTGGAGGATCCGTGTGTCTCTGCTCCCAGAAGAAATCTGGTCCGCATACCAGGCCAATGCACCGACTCTAGCTTTGTGGCCCTCCATCGTGGACACTTTCTTCTTAGCATCTACATCCCAGATCTGCACAAAGCCTCTCTGTGTGCCAACTGCTAACAAGTTCCCTCTTTCATACCAGCCCACGGAGGTTACAGAATCTCCTTCGTCACACAGGTCAAAAAGCCTGGTCACTTGGGATGTATATGCACTCCACAGATAAACACAGGTACTCAGTCCAACAGCAACAATGTTGAGAGAAGACCAATCTAAGAGGTTCAGATAAAAGTCATCCCGGAGCCCTGAAGCCTCA
This genomic window from Trichosurus vulpecula isolate mTriVul1 chromosome X unlocalized genomic scaffold, mTriVul1.pri SUPER_X_unloc_1, whole genome shotgun sequence contains:
- the LOC118833049 gene encoding fizzy-related protein homolog, which codes for MSKHGDRYIPSRAGAKWSLHFHSIDDPEKSPRQKQKEDPWGNGKDKPVYSALLKNELLEAEIQTVQYPKAEAQTPGKSKNLFTVTRLFDLCDEGDSVTSVGWYERGNLLAVGTQRGFVQIWDVDAKKKVSTMEGHKARVGALAWYADQISSGSRDTRILQRDIRACPLQSQRWLQGHKQEVCGLRWSTDHQLLASGGNDNKLLVWNHSSFRPVQQYTYHKAAVKAIAWSPHQHGLLASGGGSADRCIRFWNTLTGQPLQRIDTGSQVCNLAWSRHDNELVSTHGYAENQIAIWKYPSLTQIAKLTGHLYRVLYLAVSPDGQAIVTGAGDKSLRFWNVFRKARSQKESGSVLSLFTRIR